In Manduca sexta isolate Smith_Timp_Sample1 unplaced genomic scaffold, JHU_Msex_v1.0 HiC_scaffold_2633, whole genome shotgun sequence, the following are encoded in one genomic region:
- the LOC119192336 gene encoding DNA polymerase theta-like, whose protein sequence is MHTCTGRISMHEPNLQNVPRTFSIPLHYLSLNQVTSEDLMEFNCRNIFKAAPGHVMVSADYCQLEMRVLTHFSEDPVLMRIMKSDVDVFKSIASSWSNLPEEEVDDDLRQKAKQLCYGILYGMGNKTLAQYLDVSEMEAAAFMDSFYNTYPAVRRFTQSVIDDCRSKGYVETLTKRRRYLPHINSNVLYKKGAAERQAVNTTIQGSAADIAKAAMCAIDTKTSGSAPQPRLILQMHDELIYEVLESNKNSFIAVLKQVMEETVKLRVPLPVKVKTGPTWGDLEEVRII, encoded by the exons ATGCACACCTGCACCGGCAGGATCAGCATGCATGAGCCAAACCTGCAGAATGTTCCGCGGACATTCTCTATTCCACTGCATTACCTCAGCCTGAACCAGGTCACGAGCGAAGACCTAATGGAGTTCAACTGTAGGAACATATTCAAGGCAGCGCCAGGTCACGTGATGGTGTCCGCTGATTACTGTCAGCTGGAAATGAGGGTGCTGACGCATTTCAGCGAAGACCCTGTACTGATGAGAATTATGAAGTCGGATGTCGACGTGTTCAAATCTATAGCGTCTTCGTGGAGCAATTTGCCGGAAGAGGAG gTGGACGACGATCTCCGTCAAAAGGCGAAGCAACTTTGTTACGGAATCTTGTACGGAATGGGCAATAAAACATTAGCTCAGTATCTCGACGTGTCGGAGATGGAGGCCGCCGCGTTTATGGACTCCTTTTATAATACTTACCCGGCTGTGAGGAGGTTCACGCAATCAGTCATCGACGACTGCCGGAGCAAAGGTTACGTGGAAACGCTCACCAAAAGGAGGCGGTACCTGCCCCACATCAACAGTAATGTGCTGTATAAAAAAG GAGCTGCAGAACGTCAAGCAGTGAACACGACTATTCAAGGGTCAGCCGCGGATATCGCCAAAGCAGCCATGTGCGCTATAGACACTAAAACTAGCGGCAGTGCTCCACAACCACGCCTCATCTTGCAAATGCACGATGAATTAATCTACGAAGTGCTCGAGTCGAACAAGAACTCTTTCATAGCCGTGTTGAAACAGGTGATGGAAGAAACGGTCAAGTTGAGAGTTCCGCTGCCGGTCAAAGTGAAGACCGGCCCGACGTGGGGTGATCTGGAAGAAGTCCGAATCATCTAA